In the genome of Candidatus Microbacterium phytovorans, one region contains:
- a CDS encoding SURF1 family protein, whose amino-acid sequence MSTGTATLDVFPPTLREVMLRPWWIGMLLFALAVAAVFAWLGQWQLGRAIDTDPPPPGATETVRPLADVVAPGEYLPEPLVGQRVELDGEWVAEDFLVVSSRFNGGDQGYWVTGQFRVSDAASAVTGPAALAVAIGWTADRADADAAASALVESLSSQDGREATLVGRLISDEGPRVPAPGAPLTEMTTMSPAALLGWWHDTEGLSVYRPYLVADFDSTGLPEARGTLVAIDSPAPTELSSVNWLNVFYAVEWAVFAGFAFYMWYRLARDAWEKEVEALEEAAFERAGGAPPAD is encoded by the coding sequence ATGAGCACCGGCACCGCGACGCTCGACGTCTTCCCGCCCACCCTGCGGGAAGTCATGCTGCGTCCCTGGTGGATCGGCATGCTCCTGTTCGCGCTCGCGGTGGCGGCCGTCTTCGCCTGGCTCGGGCAGTGGCAGCTCGGACGTGCCATCGACACCGACCCGCCCCCGCCGGGAGCCACCGAGACGGTGCGTCCGCTGGCCGACGTCGTTGCCCCGGGGGAGTACCTCCCGGAGCCCCTCGTGGGTCAGCGGGTCGAACTCGACGGCGAGTGGGTCGCGGAGGACTTCCTCGTCGTCTCGTCGCGGTTCAACGGCGGCGACCAGGGGTACTGGGTGACCGGCCAGTTCCGCGTGTCCGACGCCGCGTCCGCGGTGACGGGACCGGCGGCGCTCGCCGTGGCGATCGGGTGGACGGCGGACCGAGCTGACGCGGATGCCGCGGCATCCGCTCTCGTGGAATCCCTCTCTTCTCAGGACGGCCGCGAGGCGACACTGGTGGGACGGCTGATCTCCGACGAGGGGCCGCGGGTTCCGGCGCCCGGCGCACCCCTGACGGAGATGACCACGATGTCGCCCGCCGCCCTGCTGGGTTGGTGGCACGACACCGAGGGGCTTTCGGTGTATCGGCCCTACCTCGTGGCCGACTTCGACAGCACCGGGCTCCCCGAGGCGCGCGGCACGCTCGTCGCGATCGACTCGCCCGCGCCGACCGAGCTGTCGAGCGTCAACTGGCTCAATGTCTTCTACGCGGTGGAGTGGGCGGTGTTCGCCGGCTTCGCCTTCTACATGTGGTACCGGCTCGCCCGCGACGCGTGGGAGAAGGAGGTCGAGGCGCTCGAGGAGGCGGCCTTCGAACGCGCCGGGGGCGCTCCCCCCGCCGACTAG